From a single Fulvivirga ulvae genomic region:
- a CDS encoding DUF4846 domain-containing protein, producing MFQACGQTGGNSQATAGSIGDDHTEKPIINTEGNTLEARINTPDGFERVPVAEKSFGQYLRQLPLKPDGTMVRFYNGLPKPNFNVYTAVVDLEIGERDLHQCADAVIRLRAEHLWNQKEYDKIHFNFTNGFRVDYSEWMKGKRIAVKGNDVSWYQAGSPSNTYKDFWKYMEIIFSYAGTLSLAKELKPVKTDHLQIGDVFVQGGSPGHAVIVVDVATRPETGGKIFLLAQSYMPAQQIQILKNRNEDISPWYSADFGEVLETPEWTFTNKDLKRFGE from the coding sequence ATGTTTCAGGCCTGTGGACAAACAGGTGGCAACAGTCAGGCAACTGCCGGAAGCATAGGAGACGACCATACCGAAAAACCAATAATTAATACCGAAGGCAATACTCTCGAAGCAAGAATAAACACACCGGACGGTTTTGAGCGAGTTCCGGTTGCTGAAAAATCGTTTGGACAGTACCTCAGGCAACTGCCTTTAAAACCGGACGGCACTATGGTAAGGTTCTACAACGGGCTTCCCAAACCTAATTTCAATGTTTATACCGCCGTGGTCGACCTTGAAATAGGGGAACGTGACCTCCACCAGTGTGCGGATGCCGTTATACGGCTAAGGGCAGAACACTTATGGAACCAGAAGGAGTATGACAAAATACATTTCAATTTTACCAACGGTTTCAGAGTGGATTATTCCGAATGGATGAAGGGCAAGAGAATAGCAGTAAAGGGAAATGATGTGTCGTGGTACCAGGCAGGTTCGCCATCAAATACCTATAAGGATTTTTGGAAGTATATGGAGATCATCTTCAGCTACGCAGGTACTTTATCTCTTGCAAAAGAACTGAAACCTGTTAAAACGGACCATTTGCAGATAGGTGATGTATTTGTACAGGGCGGCTCGCCCGGCCATGCCGTCATTGTAGTTGATGTGGCCACCAGGCCTGAAACAGGGGGAAAAATATTTTTACTGGCACAAAGCTACATGCCGGCCCAGCAAATACAGATCCTTAAAAACAGAAATGAAGACATCAGCCCATGGTACTCCGCCGATTTTGGAGAAGTGCTGGAGACACCCGAATGGACATTTACTAATAAGGATTTGAAAAGGTTTGGGGAATAA
- a CDS encoding RDD family protein, translating into MSQKTYPTLPTRVKALMADVVVLMVLMIFTTYLFSSFDHISDNSRMIAFVFIFYLYDPLFTSAFGGTLGHYLLGVRVRREDKPEKKLLFHMALLRFIFKSLLGWLSLLTVTENDKKRAIHDYLAQSVVVHTKESVTVQPVAE; encoded by the coding sequence ATGTCTCAGAAAACCTACCCAACGCTACCCACGCGTGTTAAAGCGCTTATGGCAGATGTTGTAGTGCTAATGGTCTTAATGATTTTCACCACATATTTGTTTTCGAGCTTTGACCATATTTCTGATAATTCCCGAATGATCGCGTTCGTATTTATTTTTTATTTATATGATCCGTTATTTACGAGTGCATTTGGCGGAACGCTTGGGCATTACCTCTTGGGGGTGAGGGTAAGGAGAGAAGATAAGCCGGAAAAAAAGCTATTGTTTCATATGGCGCTGCTACGCTTCATATTCAAATCGCTTTTAGGCTGGCTGTCACTGCTCACTGTCACAGAAAATGATAAAAAAAGAGCCATTCATGATTATCTCGCACAGTCTGTAGTGGTACATACGAAGGAGTCGGTAACCGTGCAACCTGTAGCTGAATAA
- a CDS encoding DUF6268 family outer membrane beta-barrel protein: MKKIFSTVFILQLFCFAVVNAQVEKEEAPELDKVIAIPYRPKIAEFSYNTLGEYNTYCTSDEFGNSSSEVERDSQLKLRLGIPLVMKDSKLFGIQLKYDRHNFVLDFEDSPEHYELYDHIERRSFTSLGARFLFQKSLDDTRELTVIAGGEIKSDEIVLNKNTGKYYTHIAYSKQLNKRTKIGAGLMMSYTLGRAQVYPLVSYERRLSSKWTLDLNLPKQAALRYRANEKFYITASTEVKGWRYAVNNAVLSEENHGLTLRKSDINFGLSFEHEVHDWLWLGLDMGLSKNLRYFLAEPGDGRKDAVIDLTADDTPYVKFGLFIVPPKKMYLK; this comes from the coding sequence ATGAAGAAAATCTTTAGTACTGTATTTATTCTACAACTGTTTTGCTTTGCAGTGGTCAATGCACAGGTAGAAAAAGAAGAAGCACCTGAGCTTGACAAAGTAATCGCCATCCCCTACAGGCCCAAAATTGCAGAGTTTAGCTACAATACACTAGGCGAATACAATACCTATTGCACTTCTGATGAATTCGGAAACTCAAGCTCTGAAGTAGAGCGGGATAGCCAGCTTAAATTGCGCCTGGGTATACCTCTTGTAATGAAGGACTCCAAACTGTTTGGTATCCAACTCAAATATGACCGGCATAATTTTGTACTGGACTTTGAAGACTCACCGGAGCACTATGAACTTTATGACCATATAGAAAGGAGAAGCTTTACCAGTTTGGGTGCGAGATTCTTATTTCAGAAGTCGCTGGATGATACCCGGGAACTTACGGTAATAGCCGGAGGAGAGATAAAAAGTGACGAAATTGTCCTGAATAAAAATACCGGGAAGTATTACACGCACATTGCCTACAGCAAGCAACTAAATAAGCGCACAAAGATTGGTGCCGGCCTCATGATGTCATACACTCTTGGCAGGGCACAGGTGTACCCATTGGTAAGCTATGAGCGCAGGCTCAGCAGCAAATGGACGCTTGACCTGAATCTTCCAAAGCAGGCGGCACTACGCTACAGGGCCAATGAGAAGTTTTATATTACTGCATCTACAGAAGTAAAAGGCTGGCGCTATGCGGTCAACAATGCTGTATTGTCAGAGGAGAACCACGGCCTCACATTGCGTAAATCCGATATCAATTTTGGTCTGAGCTTCGAGCATGAAGTGCACGACTGGCTATGGCTTGGCCTTGATATGGGGCTATCCAAAAACCTGCGCTACTTCCTGGCCGAACCTGGCGACGGGCGTAAAGATGCAGTCATTGATCTCACCGCCGATGACACGCCATATGTAAAGTTTGGCCTTTTTATAGTTCCTCCTAAAAAGATGTACCTGAAATAA
- a CDS encoding alkaline phosphatase D family protein, with protein sequence MKHYQSVILLIALITACGPSKTKEEQLPKLPKDGIAQYYDNSLKPFYHGVASGDPLTDKVIIWTRVTPEDSLKTIEVDWEISTDEQFKNIVNSGKVSTSPDDDYTVKIDADKLLPDTKYFYRFKALDAVSPIGRTNTAPESMVDSLKFAVVSCSNYEWGYFNAYKKLAERNDIDAVLHLGDYIYEYGAGGYGDTTLQRSHLPEYEIISLEDYRLRYSQYRLDPDLRAAHQNHPFITIWDDHEIANNSYTDGAQNHQPDEGPYAERREAARKAYYEWLPVRPSNHLYRNFKYGELAELIMLDERLEARTAPVDSVMDPTFEDENRAMLGNTQMQWFEDRLKTTNAQWKVVGNQVIYSYLNWGRPTFNINLDSWDGYPVEQKKIAEFIKSNEIENVVFVTGDTHSAFAFEVTVNPFSDYDPISGQGAFAVEFGTTSINSSNSDERFPVDSVKLHEQKITNTPVNPHLKYSNLRDHGYLVLSLYPDEAKANFYFVETVKKPSNKEELGKSVTVKSGTHHLLFEE encoded by the coding sequence ATGAAGCATTATCAATCAGTTATTTTACTTATCGCACTCATTACAGCCTGCGGACCATCGAAAACTAAGGAAGAGCAACTTCCAAAACTGCCGAAAGATGGTATTGCACAATATTACGACAACAGTTTAAAGCCCTTTTATCACGGAGTAGCTTCCGGCGATCCGCTTACGGATAAAGTTATTATCTGGACAAGGGTAACACCGGAAGATTCATTAAAAACGATAGAAGTGGACTGGGAAATTTCAACAGACGAGCAGTTTAAGAATATAGTTAACTCGGGTAAAGTTTCTACAAGCCCGGATGATGATTATACCGTGAAAATTGATGCAGACAAGCTCCTGCCTGATACTAAATATTTTTACAGGTTTAAAGCCCTTGACGCTGTTTCACCAATAGGCCGTACCAATACGGCCCCGGAGTCCATGGTCGACAGCCTTAAATTTGCAGTAGTAAGCTGTAGTAATTACGAGTGGGGATATTTCAATGCCTATAAAAAGCTTGCAGAGCGCAATGATATAGATGCCGTGCTCCATCTTGGTGACTACATTTATGAATATGGAGCCGGGGGCTATGGGGATACTACACTTCAGAGGAGCCATCTTCCTGAATATGAGATCATATCTTTAGAAGATTACAGGTTGCGTTATTCTCAGTACAGGCTGGATCCTGATTTGAGGGCTGCACATCAAAACCATCCGTTCATTACCATATGGGATGATCATGAGATCGCTAACAACTCTTATACGGACGGAGCCCAGAACCACCAGCCTGACGAAGGCCCATATGCTGAAAGAAGGGAAGCAGCTAGAAAAGCATACTACGAGTGGCTTCCCGTAAGGCCATCCAATCATTTGTATAGAAACTTTAAATACGGAGAACTGGCTGAGCTTATTATGCTCGATGAGCGATTGGAGGCACGGACAGCTCCTGTAGATAGCGTAATGGATCCTACCTTTGAAGATGAGAATCGAGCAATGCTTGGCAATACACAAATGCAGTGGTTCGAAGACCGGTTAAAAACAACTAATGCACAATGGAAGGTTGTTGGCAACCAGGTAATTTACTCATACCTCAACTGGGGGCGCCCGACCTTTAATATCAACCTCGATTCATGGGATGGTTATCCTGTAGAGCAAAAGAAAATTGCTGAATTTATAAAAAGCAATGAAATTGAGAATGTTGTGTTCGTAACCGGCGATACCCATTCTGCATTCGCTTTTGAAGTTACCGTCAATCCGTTTAGTGATTATGACCCCATTTCCGGTCAGGGTGCATTTGCCGTTGAGTTTGGTACTACCAGCATCAATTCCAGCAATTCTGATGAGCGCTTCCCGGTTGATTCCGTGAAACTCCACGAGCAGAAAATAACCAATACACCGGTAAACCCACATTTGAAGTACTCAAACCTTCGCGATCATGGCTACCTGGTGCTATCGTTATATCCTGACGAAGCTAAAGCAAATTTTTACTTTGTGGAGACTGTTAAAAAGCCAAGTAACAAGGAAGAGCTGGGTAAGTCTGTAACCGTTAAAAGCGGCACGCATCATTTGCTTTTTGAGGAGTAA
- a CDS encoding response regulator, which translates to MKKPIIFVLDDDTSVLRAVVRDLREEYKREYRIMATESAEEALKALKDIKNKGETIALFLTDQRMPEMLGVEFLEQAKEFFPDAKRILLTAYSDTEAAIRAINEVQLDYYLMKPWDPPEEKLYPVVSDHLDAWQASYRPEFQGIKILGYQWSPRSHMIKDFLSGNLIPYQWMDMEASEKGQKLMEINKIDTKDLPAIFFEDGSLLLNPDLPDVGQKMGMQGIAQQKMYDVTIIGAGPSGLAAAVYGGSEGLNTLLIEKRAPGGQAGTSSRIENYLGFPKGLSGAELSRRAITQATRFGIEFLSPQEVVEITLKDNYKIVKLANGNEINTKSIIITTGVDYRQLEAEGINDFTGAGIYYGAATTEAHACKDKDVYIVGGGNSAGQAAMYLSNFAMNVYILIRKPDLSSSMSQYLIDQIKATENIHILGHTEVLKAHGSDRLEAVSLINHKTKEEKRVNAGALLIFIGAKPYTDWIGLNIIKDEKGFIETGNSLQKHDTFKKSWKMEREPFLLETCSPGIFAAGDVRSGAMNRVASAVGEGAMAIKFVHEYLAEI; encoded by the coding sequence ATGAAAAAACCAATAATATTTGTTCTTGATGATGATACCTCCGTGCTGAGGGCAGTTGTGCGCGATTTAAGGGAAGAGTATAAAAGAGAATACAGGATAATGGCGACAGAATCAGCAGAGGAGGCGCTAAAAGCACTAAAGGACATCAAAAATAAGGGTGAAACCATTGCCTTGTTCCTTACAGATCAACGAATGCCTGAAATGCTTGGGGTGGAATTTCTGGAACAGGCCAAAGAATTTTTCCCTGACGCCAAAAGAATTCTGCTAACGGCTTACTCTGATACGGAAGCAGCTATCCGGGCAATCAATGAGGTACAACTGGATTATTACCTGATGAAACCATGGGACCCGCCGGAGGAGAAGCTTTACCCGGTGGTGAGCGACCATCTGGATGCCTGGCAGGCTTCTTACAGACCGGAATTTCAGGGCATAAAAATCCTGGGCTATCAATGGTCGCCCCGATCGCACATGATCAAAGACTTTCTATCTGGCAACCTCATCCCATACCAATGGATGGATATGGAAGCGAGTGAGAAGGGCCAAAAGCTAATGGAGATCAATAAAATTGATACCAAAGACCTGCCTGCTATCTTTTTTGAAGACGGAAGCCTGCTGCTCAACCCTGACCTGCCGGATGTTGGCCAGAAAATGGGTATGCAGGGAATTGCACAACAGAAAATGTACGATGTCACCATTATAGGTGCTGGCCCTTCCGGGCTGGCAGCGGCAGTGTATGGTGGCTCTGAAGGTTTAAATACCTTGCTGATAGAAAAAAGGGCTCCGGGAGGACAGGCAGGAACCAGCTCTCGTATTGAAAACTATCTGGGCTTCCCCAAAGGACTCAGTGGCGCAGAACTCTCAAGGCGTGCCATAACCCAGGCTACAAGGTTTGGTATTGAATTTCTATCTCCGCAGGAAGTGGTGGAGATTACCTTAAAAGACAACTATAAGATCGTAAAGCTTGCCAATGGCAATGAAATAAACACCAAGAGCATCATCATTACCACCGGAGTGGATTACAGGCAGCTGGAAGCCGAAGGTATAAACGATTTCACCGGAGCCGGCATCTATTATGGCGCCGCTACTACAGAAGCCCATGCCTGCAAAGACAAAGATGTGTATATCGTTGGCGGAGGGAACTCTGCAGGTCAGGCAGCCATGTATCTGTCTAACTTTGCCATGAATGTGTATATCCTGATCAGAAAACCGGACTTGAGCAGTTCTATGTCCCAGTATCTGATAGACCAGATCAAAGCCACCGAAAACATTCATATTCTAGGGCATACTGAAGTTTTGAAGGCTCATGGGTCTGACCGTCTTGAGGCCGTTTCACTCATCAATCATAAAACAAAAGAAGAAAAGCGGGTGAATGCAGGTGCATTGCTGATCTTTATAGGTGCGAAACCTTATACAGACTGGATCGGCCTGAACATCATCAAGGACGAAAAGGGGTTCATCGAAACGGGTAACTCCCTGCAAAAGCATGATACTTTTAAGAAATCATGGAAAATGGAGCGTGAACCTTTCCTTTTGGAGACCTGCAGCCCGGGCATATTTGCAGCGGGTGATGTTCGCTCAGGAGCCATGAACCGCGTAGCAAGTGCCGTGGGTGAAGGTGCCATGGCCATTAAGTTTGTTCACGAGTATCTGGCTGAAATCTAG
- a CDS encoding ATP-binding protein: protein MDTNLIQQLQQIEALKNVPVNQLQWLLSKAECRTFKKGDYAFKKGDPIDKMHIILKGSFILKIDQNGQYRIIGSLDEQTISGTLPYSRASTATGTAEATSDASVVALDKSYFQEMIHDHHELTTALVHVMSTRIRQFTKMQQQNDKMMALGKLSAGLAHELNNPSAAVVRSAQTLRKHLSLLPENFKSVIAIRMTAEQVDFVNNILFEKIGDGIKEYGLMDKTGREDEVAEWLETVGFEDGYELADNFVDFGFESSDFDNIAKHVPSDDLKAVLGWLNQVMTTEKLVMEIEDASQRINDLVCSVKSYTHMDQAVERQEEDIHKGINNTLVMLNHKLKKANVEVIKKYEYNLVKPHIYVSEINQVWTNLIDNAIDALENADERKLEIETKQDGDFVKVTVSDSGTGIPENVIDSIFDPFYTTKAVGKGTGLGLDVVRQIINQHNGTIKVESKPGRTVFKVCIPIR, encoded by the coding sequence ATGGATACGAACCTAATTCAACAACTTCAGCAAATTGAAGCGCTGAAAAATGTTCCGGTCAATCAGTTACAGTGGCTTCTGTCGAAAGCAGAATGTCGTACTTTTAAAAAAGGAGATTATGCTTTCAAAAAGGGGGACCCGATTGATAAAATGCATATCATCCTCAAAGGCAGCTTTATTCTGAAAATAGATCAGAATGGACAGTACAGGATTATCGGGTCGCTTGATGAGCAAACCATTTCAGGGACCTTGCCATACTCCAGAGCCAGTACGGCTACCGGCACCGCTGAGGCCACTTCAGACGCATCAGTTGTAGCCTTGGACAAAAGCTATTTTCAGGAGATGATCCATGATCACCATGAACTGACTACCGCTCTTGTACATGTGATGAGCACTCGAATCCGTCAGTTCACCAAAATGCAGCAGCAAAACGACAAAATGATGGCGCTGGGAAAATTATCAGCCGGACTTGCGCATGAATTAAACAACCCGTCTGCCGCTGTGGTCAGGAGTGCCCAAACATTGCGCAAGCATTTGTCCTTATTGCCGGAAAATTTTAAAAGTGTTATTGCCATAAGAATGACTGCTGAACAGGTAGACTTTGTCAACAATATTCTTTTTGAAAAAATAGGCGATGGCATAAAAGAATATGGGCTTATGGACAAAACCGGGAGGGAAGACGAAGTAGCGGAATGGCTGGAAACTGTTGGCTTTGAAGATGGCTATGAGCTGGCAGACAATTTTGTTGATTTTGGATTTGAAAGCAGTGATTTTGATAACATAGCCAAGCATGTGCCTTCTGATGACTTAAAAGCAGTATTAGGCTGGCTCAATCAGGTGATGACCACAGAAAAGCTGGTGATGGAAATAGAAGATGCCTCTCAACGCATCAATGACCTTGTATGCTCTGTTAAAAGCTATACTCATATGGATCAGGCAGTGGAGAGGCAGGAGGAGGATATCCATAAAGGAATAAACAATACCCTCGTGATGCTTAACCATAAGCTAAAAAAGGCCAACGTGGAAGTCATTAAAAAATATGAATACAACCTGGTGAAACCGCACATATATGTAAGTGAGATCAACCAGGTATGGACCAATTTGATTGACAACGCCATTGATGCCCTGGAGAATGCTGACGAACGTAAATTAGAGATTGAAACTAAGCAGGATGGGGACTTTGTGAAGGTCACGGTCAGTGATTCAGGCACGGGTATTCCTGAAAATGTAATTGACAGCATTTTTGATCCGTTTTACACTACCAAGGCCGTAGGTAAAGGCACGGGCCTTGGGCTGGATGTTGTCCGGCAGATAATCAATCAGCATAATGGAACTATTAAGGTAGAATCAAAACCTGGAAGAACTGTATTTAAAGTTTGTATTCCTATTCGTTAG
- a CDS encoding TlpA family protein disulfide reductase, with translation MKLKLAILSLLSFALFYTADAQVVGNNFPALEAETVEDAVVNLPEDTKGKYTLLGMAYSKKSEDDLNTWFSPVYNKFIREDTGLFSSFGYDVNVYFIPMFTGINAAATGTAKNKALKNIDPKLLPYILFYKGKLKPYKEALEFEKKDVPYFFVLDKSGKIIYATSGKYTEDKMSEIEALLE, from the coding sequence ATGAAACTGAAATTAGCCATTCTGTCACTACTGTCATTTGCATTATTCTATACTGCTGATGCTCAGGTGGTAGGCAACAACTTCCCTGCTTTGGAAGCTGAAACTGTTGAAGATGCCGTCGTTAACCTTCCGGAGGACACCAAAGGCAAGTATACCCTCTTGGGTATGGCTTACTCCAAGAAATCAGAAGATGACCTGAATACCTGGTTTAGTCCGGTTTATAATAAATTCATCAGGGAAGATACCGGCTTGTTTTCTTCATTCGGTTATGATGTCAATGTTTATTTTATCCCCATGTTTACAGGTATCAATGCAGCAGCCACTGGCACTGCCAAAAACAAAGCGCTGAAAAACATCGATCCTAAGCTACTGCCTTATATCCTTTTTTATAAAGGCAAACTTAAGCCATACAAGGAAGCACTCGAATTTGAGAAAAAAGATGTACCGTACTTCTTTGTACTTGACAAATCAGGGAAGATCATATATGCCACTTCAGGAAAGTACACAGAGGATAAAATGTCCGAGATAGAGGCTTTATTGGAGTAG
- a CDS encoding metallophosphoesterase, with the protein MKQFVVGDIHGAHKALVQCLERSSFDYENDLLICLGDVCDGWPETNQAIEELLRIRNLVFILGNHDHWALEWATGGDANDIWLSQGGAGTVKSYPEGMPKSHIDLLQSAQYYHLHENKLFVHAGIVPEVPLEVQGPSTFLWDRGLYRTAMARRINGNQERITPYDEVYIGHTPIHKYNDKPIRSCEIWLMDTGAGWDGTLTLMNIDTKEMFISDKVDTMYPPGSGRVK; encoded by the coding sequence ATGAAGCAATTTGTTGTCGGAGACATCCATGGTGCCCATAAAGCGCTTGTACAATGTCTGGAGCGATCTTCATTTGATTATGAAAATGATCTGCTGATCTGCCTTGGGGATGTCTGCGATGGGTGGCCTGAAACCAATCAGGCTATTGAAGAACTACTCAGAATCAGGAACCTGGTATTTATATTGGGTAATCATGACCATTGGGCGCTCGAATGGGCTACCGGAGGTGATGCCAATGATATATGGTTGAGCCAGGGTGGAGCGGGTACGGTAAAAAGCTACCCGGAAGGTATGCCAAAATCCCATATTGACCTGCTTCAAAGTGCTCAATACTACCATCTCCATGAAAATAAATTGTTCGTACATGCCGGGATAGTTCCCGAAGTACCCCTTGAAGTACAAGGTCCCAGCACTTTCCTATGGGACAGAGGCTTGTACCGGACGGCTATGGCCCGTAGGATAAATGGAAACCAAGAAAGAATCACTCCTTATGATGAAGTCTACATTGGACACACGCCTATCCATAAATATAATGACAAGCCTATAAGGTCTTGCGAGATTTGGCTGATGGATACCGGGGCAGGCTGGGATGGCACCCTTACCCTTATGAATATAGACACCAAGGAGATGTTTATTAGTGATAAGGTAGATACAATGTACCCGCCGGGAAGCGGAAGAGTAAAATAA
- a CDS encoding AAA family ATPase: protein MEESVTTIDQKREHQEKIKQVFTEVGKVVVGQQAMINRLLIGLFTQSHILLEGVPGIAKTLTVSTLAKVLHLDFQRIQFTPDLLPADLIGTMIYNQKLAKFEVKQGPIFANIILADEINRSPAKVQSALLEAMQEKQVTIGETTFQLDRPFLVLATQNPVDQEGTYPLPEAQVDRFMMKVHVDYPTKEQELEVMRRISNMSFDYTVNTVLTKEDIFAIRNEINQTSISESLEKYIVELVYATRDPRSYGLNEEAEYIQFGVSPRASINLNLAAKAVAYFEGRDYVLPEDIKEVAGDVLNHRIILNYEAEADNVSTYKIINSILNKVPINN from the coding sequence ATGGAAGAGTCAGTAACAACAATTGATCAGAAGAGAGAACATCAGGAGAAAATAAAGCAGGTTTTCACGGAGGTAGGAAAGGTAGTAGTGGGTCAGCAGGCCATGATCAACCGGCTTTTGATAGGTTTATTTACACAGAGCCATATTTTGCTGGAGGGTGTGCCTGGTATAGCTAAAACACTGACAGTAAGCACACTGGCCAAGGTGCTACATCTGGATTTTCAAAGAATACAATTTACCCCCGACCTGTTGCCGGCAGACCTGATCGGTACCATGATATATAATCAGAAGCTTGCCAAATTTGAAGTTAAGCAGGGCCCCATCTTTGCCAACATTATCCTGGCAGATGAGATCAATAGATCACCCGCCAAGGTTCAGTCAGCTCTTCTTGAAGCTATGCAGGAAAAGCAGGTTACTATTGGTGAGACTACTTTCCAACTGGACAGGCCATTTCTTGTACTGGCAACACAAAACCCTGTAGACCAGGAGGGTACTTATCCGCTGCCGGAAGCCCAGGTAGACAGATTTATGATGAAGGTACATGTTGATTATCCAACCAAAGAACAAGAGTTGGAGGTGATGAGAAGGATCTCGAACATGAGCTTTGATTATACTGTAAATACAGTGCTGACCAAAGAGGATATTTTTGCTATTCGCAATGAAATTAACCAAACCTCAATATCAGAGTCTCTGGAGAAATACATTGTAGAGCTTGTATATGCTACCCGCGACCCCAGGTCATACGGGTTGAATGAAGAAGCAGAGTACATTCAGTTTGGTGTTTCCCCTCGTGCTTCCATCAACCTCAATCTTGCCGCCAAGGCGGTTGCATACTTTGAAGGCAGAGACTATGTGCTGCCTGAAGACATCAAAGAAGTGGCAGGCGATGTGCTGAATCACAGGATTATCCTTAACTATGAGGCTGAGGCTGATAATGTTAGCACCTATAAGATCATCAATTCCATTTTGAATAAAGTGCCTATTAACAATTAG